A stretch of Acaryochloris thomasi RCC1774 DNA encodes these proteins:
- a CDS encoding MFS transporter has protein sequence MSAVPGVKVYGTLWAGQCASLLGSNMTNFAVTLWAWEQTGQATPLSLLFFFAQVAKIAAATFSGVLVDRYSRQKLMIVGNAIAGLSSICILVLLQTHQLALWHLYFSCAINGLFSYIQSLALSTSVSLLLPEHHYGRAGAMDSLKGAGAFVFAPAFAGALYPFIGLLGILGIDLATFGFAAVSLFVLHIPQPLPISGPETIRQKLTFGFRYIVKQPGLKAILIFLFSANFFTSASIAILPAVILARSENDIGLLATFQSALGCGGVFGALLLAIFGVFTPRIHGLFLGVALPQLGWLILSVTQAKGLWIVAAFLSACFIPLVGASNQAIWLAKVKPALQGRVFATRYLLAQASTPLGAVISGPLADRIFEPAMQNQGILAKSFVGSWLGTGQGMGLTLELMCFATCNLVIGLSGYGIRRLRYAEVVLQVSKPSLRE, from the coding sequence ATGTCGGCAGTTCCTGGCGTTAAAGTCTACGGTACGCTTTGGGCCGGTCAATGTGCTTCCCTGCTTGGCTCTAACATGACGAACTTTGCCGTCACGCTCTGGGCCTGGGAGCAGACAGGGCAGGCCACACCACTATCTTTACTATTTTTCTTTGCCCAAGTCGCCAAAATTGCAGCGGCCACTTTCTCTGGTGTGCTGGTAGATCGCTATAGCCGCCAGAAATTGATGATCGTGGGCAACGCAATCGCAGGACTATCCTCTATCTGCATTCTTGTGCTGCTGCAGACGCATCAACTTGCCCTTTGGCATCTCTACTTTTCCTGCGCTATCAACGGCTTGTTTAGCTATATTCAAAGCCTTGCACTCTCGACCTCGGTGTCGCTGCTATTACCTGAGCATCACTATGGACGGGCCGGTGCAATGGATTCACTCAAAGGTGCAGGTGCCTTTGTCTTTGCTCCCGCCTTCGCCGGGGCGCTCTACCCATTCATTGGCTTACTGGGCATTTTAGGGATTGATCTAGCAACCTTCGGTTTTGCGGCTGTTTCCCTATTTGTACTCCATATTCCCCAGCCTTTGCCTATCAGCGGCCCAGAAACGATTCGCCAAAAGTTAACCTTTGGCTTTCGCTATATTGTTAAGCAACCAGGTCTCAAAGCCATTCTCATATTTTTATTTAGCGCTAACTTTTTTACGAGCGCCAGTATTGCGATCTTACCCGCCGTGATTTTAGCTCGCAGCGAGAATGATATTGGTCTATTAGCAACGTTCCAGTCAGCATTGGGCTGTGGAGGTGTCTTCGGGGCATTACTACTGGCAATCTTTGGTGTTTTTACCCCACGTATTCATGGATTATTTTTAGGTGTTGCTTTACCTCAATTAGGCTGGCTCATTTTGAGCGTTACGCAAGCTAAAGGGCTGTGGATAGTTGCGGCTTTCTTAAGTGCTTGCTTCATACCGCTCGTTGGCGCATCAAACCAAGCAATCTGGTTAGCGAAGGTGAAGCCAGCCCTACAAGGTAGGGTTTTTGCAACTCGTTATCTACTAGCTCAAGCATCAACACCTTTGGGCGCAGTAATCTCAGGTCCACTTGCGGATCGTATTTTTGAGCCTGCAATGCAGAACCAAGGAATTCTAGCAAAGAGTTTTGTTGGGTCTTGGTTAGGAACGGGACAAGGCATGGGACTCACCTTAGAGCTAATGTGTTTTGCGACCTGCAACTTAGTTATTGGCCTAAGTGGCTATGGAATACGCAGACTTCGATATGCTGAGGTCGTATTGCAAGTTTCTAAGCCTTCGCTAAGAGAGTGA
- a CDS encoding S26 family signal peptidase — MGQGQLDRPLAAVLKPNLFEFGLWLFRRRFRFRVVGLSMMPTLYPGDEVLVNHHAYRSSLPIVGDLVVAEHPERPGLKIVKRVAAMTVSVPLSSSQDLLTPGLVCRLSTAASPNTYVLLGDNLDASTDSRSFGNVPAHNILGKVTSLFYRMPR; from the coding sequence ATGGGTCAAGGCCAGCTAGATCGGCCTTTGGCTGCTGTATTGAAGCCCAATCTCTTCGAGTTTGGGCTTTGGTTGTTTCGGCGGCGCTTTCGTTTCCGGGTGGTTGGGCTATCGATGATGCCGACACTCTATCCAGGAGATGAGGTTTTGGTTAACCACCACGCTTATCGGTCGAGTCTCCCTATTGTGGGAGATTTAGTTGTAGCGGAACATCCGGAGCGGCCTGGGTTGAAAATTGTGAAGCGGGTGGCTGCGATGACCGTCAGCGTACCTTTGAGTTCTTCGCAGGATTTATTGACTCCTGGATTGGTCTGTCGGTTATCGACCGCCGCCTCCCCTAATACCTATGTTCTCCTCGGCGATAATCTGGACGCTAGCACTGATAGCCGCTCTTTCGGTAACGTTCCTGCTCACAACATTTTAGGGAAAGTGACGAGTCTGTTTTACCGTATGCCTCGATAG
- the sodN gene encoding superoxide dismutase, Ni yields the protein MLNAITAKIQACFPAPEVHAHCDGPCGVYDPAAARITAEAVLSMTKKIVDLQPAGQDAASMVAYNNTLSRYIAIKEEQAQKTKEDILILWTDYFKPVHLEKYPDLHDIFWKAAKLCSACKVEVSVEHATELMAAVEQIHGIFWATKDRDVQWVKAS from the coding sequence ATGCTCAACGCAATTACAGCCAAAATTCAAGCTTGCTTCCCGGCTCCAGAGGTTCACGCCCACTGTGATGGCCCCTGTGGTGTCTACGATCCGGCTGCAGCCCGCATTACGGCTGAGGCTGTACTTTCGATGACGAAAAAGATTGTAGACCTGCAGCCTGCTGGACAAGATGCAGCGTCGATGGTGGCTTACAACAATACGCTGTCTCGCTACATCGCAATTAAGGAAGAGCAGGCCCAAAAGACCAAAGAAGACATTCTCATTCTTTGGACAGACTACTTCAAGCCTGTTCATTTAGAGAAGTATCCTGATCTGCATGATATTTTCTGGAAAGCTGCGAAGCTCTGTTCTGCCTGCAAGGTAGAAGTTAGTGTTGAGCATGCGACTGAACTGATGGCGGCAGTGGAGCAAATTCACGGCATTTTCTGGGCCACTAAGGACCGGGATGTCCAATGGGTCAAGGCCAGCTAG
- a CDS encoding vanadium-dependent haloperoxidase produces the protein MWPKPNKDQHRHDDSNLQFDRRTEAKLRRKKAAVLAAKRPHATHQSNGEEILAGQPGNFRKGLEHSEDGFLVDPRDYQTYRSAIRSGLPDELDTVPVPPTMGQGRRKWESPGTGFVFDLEGPDAQAITMPPAPKLDSAELAAELAEVYAMAKLRDTRFSSFGAGGTVSECITVLNKFSWFGTGFQKRPTCQYDVEQIFGEQAGRFLGRERASVTPGNLFRGVTEGDENGPFISQFLLIGNPSRGADAEVANPLPEPRFEWQENAGKITYGAHSIDQRVRIATENIDFMTDFCDWKTVQNGVNVNRQYRFDYNRTDYTPIARTGDPNEPNGPAYRFISTPRDLATYVHFDQLYQAYLNACILMLERGVPTDPGFNRFNNGFNQQGFAQFGGPHILSLVTEVATRALKAVRFQKFNIHNRTRPEALGGLMDRLRENANDSRLEPVRQLWTTLQDTGVLPMKNHLLPMAFPEGSPMHPSYGAGHATVAGACVTILKAFFKHDYNLVEPGRKDDNGKPFQDQAYEANPSTGGRSLCPVHLSKPLTVEGELNKLASNISIGRNMAGVHYFSDYIESLRLGELIALGILEEQALTYNSHQFPFSMTVPLYDGGTVVIGTIE, from the coding sequence ATGTGGCCCAAGCCAAATAAAGATCAGCATCGGCACGATGACTCAAATCTACAGTTTGATCGCAGAACGGAAGCCAAGCTACGGCGCAAGAAGGCTGCAGTCTTAGCCGCCAAGCGTCCCCATGCAACGCATCAAAGTAATGGGGAAGAAATCTTGGCCGGACAGCCCGGTAATTTCCGAAAAGGACTAGAGCATAGTGAAGATGGTTTTCTGGTAGATCCCAGAGACTATCAGACCTATCGCAGCGCCATTCGCAGTGGCTTACCTGACGAGCTTGACACGGTGCCGGTCCCGCCCACAATGGGGCAAGGGCGTCGCAAATGGGAAAGTCCTGGCACAGGATTTGTCTTTGACCTCGAAGGCCCAGATGCTCAGGCGATCACAATGCCGCCAGCCCCAAAGCTTGATAGTGCAGAACTAGCAGCAGAACTGGCTGAAGTTTATGCCATGGCGAAGCTACGAGATACTCGGTTTTCTAGTTTTGGTGCAGGCGGCACCGTCTCTGAATGCATTACCGTGCTGAATAAATTCAGTTGGTTTGGCACTGGCTTTCAAAAGCGGCCAACTTGCCAGTACGACGTTGAGCAGATTTTCGGTGAACAAGCAGGGCGATTTCTCGGACGTGAGCGAGCATCAGTTACACCAGGGAATCTATTTCGAGGCGTCACAGAGGGGGACGAGAACGGTCCCTTCATTTCTCAATTTCTGTTAATTGGAAATCCCAGCCGTGGTGCTGACGCTGAGGTGGCCAACCCACTACCAGAGCCGCGGTTCGAGTGGCAAGAAAATGCAGGGAAGATTACCTATGGCGCCCATAGCATTGATCAGCGTGTCCGCATCGCCACAGAGAACATTGACTTCATGACTGACTTCTGCGATTGGAAAACAGTCCAAAATGGGGTTAACGTCAATCGCCAATACCGCTTTGACTATAATCGAACAGACTATACCCCCATCGCTAGGACGGGCGACCCAAATGAGCCCAATGGTCCCGCCTATCGCTTTATTTCAACTCCTCGGGACTTAGCCACCTACGTTCATTTCGACCAACTTTACCAGGCCTATCTCAATGCCTGTATTTTGATGCTGGAGCGGGGTGTGCCGACAGACCCAGGTTTTAATCGATTCAATAATGGATTTAATCAACAAGGCTTTGCTCAGTTTGGTGGCCCACATATTCTCTCGCTGGTCACTGAAGTCGCAACAAGAGCGCTAAAAGCCGTTCGTTTTCAGAAATTTAATATCCACAATCGCACAAGACCAGAGGCGCTGGGCGGTTTGATGGATCGATTACGAGAGAACGCTAACGATTCGAGACTAGAACCTGTGCGTCAACTCTGGACAACGCTACAAGATACTGGCGTTTTACCCATGAAAAACCATTTGTTGCCAATGGCTTTTCCTGAAGGATCCCCCATGCATCCTTCCTATGGAGCCGGTCATGCCACTGTAGCAGGGGCCTGTGTGACAATACTGAAGGCTTTCTTTAAACACGACTACAATCTTGTCGAGCCAGGTCGCAAGGATGACAATGGCAAACCCTTCCAGGATCAAGCCTATGAGGCTAACCCTAGTACGGGTGGGCGATCGCTATGCCCAGTCCATCTCAGCAAGCCTCTAACCGTAGAAGGGGAACTTAATAAACTGGCTTCAAATATCTCCATTGGTAGAAATATGGCTGGGGTTCACTATTTCTCGGACTATATTGAGTCTCTGCGCTTAGGTGAGCTGATTGCCCTTGGCATTTTGGAAGAACAGGCGCTGACGTACAACAGCCACCAGTTTCCATTTTCAATGACCGTCCCTCTTTATGATGGCGGGACCGTCGTGATTGGAACGATTGAGTAA